A window of Modestobacter versicolor contains these coding sequences:
- a CDS encoding energy-coupling factor ABC transporter ATP-binding protein: MSTPPPSLLVDDLAFAYPDGHQALFGVDLRIEPGERVALLGPNGAGKTTLVLHLNGILRGGRGRVEVAGLPVEERNLQEVRRRVGIVFQDPDDQLFMPTVGEDVAFGPRNLGLPEPEVARRVTDALAAVDMAGAADRPPHHLSFGQRRRVAVATVLSMQPEVLVLDEPSSNLDPAGRRELAEVLEALPITLLMVTHDLPYALQLCPRSVVLDGGVVVADGPTRELLTDTALLGAHRLELPFGFDPRTVG; the protein is encoded by the coding sequence GTGAGCACTCCCCCGCCGTCGCTGCTGGTCGACGACCTCGCCTTCGCCTACCCCGACGGCCACCAGGCGCTGTTCGGCGTCGACCTGCGGATCGAGCCCGGCGAGCGGGTGGCGCTGCTGGGCCCGAACGGTGCGGGCAAGACGACGCTGGTGCTGCACCTCAACGGCATCCTGCGCGGCGGGCGCGGCCGGGTGGAGGTGGCCGGGCTGCCGGTGGAGGAGCGGAACCTGCAGGAGGTCCGCCGCCGCGTCGGGATCGTCTTCCAGGACCCCGACGACCAGCTGTTCATGCCGACCGTCGGCGAGGACGTCGCCTTCGGCCCGCGCAACCTCGGCCTCCCCGAGCCCGAGGTCGCCCGCCGGGTCACCGACGCGCTCGCCGCCGTCGACATGGCCGGGGCGGCCGACCGGCCGCCGCACCACCTGTCCTTCGGTCAGCGCCGCCGGGTCGCGGTGGCGACCGTGCTGTCGATGCAGCCGGAGGTGCTGGTGCTCGACGAGCCGAGCAGCAACCTGGACCCGGCCGGCCGGCGGGAGCTGGCCGAGGTGCTCGAGGCGCTGCCGATCACCCTGCTGATGGTCACCCACGACCTGCCTTACGCGCTGCAGCTGTGCCCGCGCTCGGTCGTGCTGGACGGCGGGGTGGTGGTCGCCGACGGCCCGACCCGCGAGCTGCTGACCGACACCGCGCTGCTGGGCGCCCACCGGCTGGAGCTGCCCTTCGGCTTCGACCCCCGCACGGTGGGCTGA
- a CDS encoding SpoIIE family protein phosphatase, giving the protein MPDFRRVFDQAPVPFLLLTPDLVIVHANRARLEATATTLEETVGRHLFDVFPLNPDDPGADGITNLGASLAEARDTRRPVTMAIQKYDIPLPDGTYVERFWSPRNVPILDEAGEVVLLLHRSDDITDYVRDRDEARRAAERGQQRVERVEADLFSRTRELERLNAELRRSGERERRTASALAGLARAVSALAAAETTPELLHLLFEHGRAALGVDTAAVALHAPDGPGLVLTEDRGSRLLSAHLPPGSPLPMAVAATTGELVLVTDADRAGAGDPHVTPLAQGLGVRSWVALPLRAGGRLLGSWTVCWRTPRTVEADDLRVLEAYAAQCAQAVERVARLEEERRRARATRSLAESLQRSLLTEPPQPDALRIGVRYRPAAQEAQVGGDWYDAFLSPDGATTLVIGDVAGHDRTAAAVMAQLRNMLRGIAHALDAPPAVVLGALDRALQGLGITTLVTAVLARVEQTPAQAVAGERTLRWSNAGHPPPVLVSADRTAELLERPRNLLLGVDPATDRREHALPLHPGDTVVLYTDGLVERRDGTLDDGLARLLDAATELAGLPVEELCDELLARMEPEPADDVALLVLRVAG; this is encoded by the coding sequence GTGCCGGACTTCCGCCGGGTGTTCGACCAGGCGCCGGTGCCGTTCCTGCTGCTCACCCCCGACCTGGTGATCGTGCACGCCAACCGCGCGCGGCTCGAGGCCACGGCCACGACGCTGGAGGAGACGGTCGGGCGGCACCTGTTCGACGTCTTCCCGCTCAACCCCGACGACCCGGGCGCCGACGGCATCACCAACCTCGGCGCCTCGCTGGCCGAGGCACGGGACACCCGGCGGCCGGTCACCATGGCCATCCAGAAGTACGACATCCCGCTGCCCGACGGCACGTACGTCGAACGGTTCTGGAGCCCGCGCAACGTGCCGATCCTCGACGAGGCCGGTGAGGTGGTGCTCCTGCTGCACCGGTCCGACGACATCACCGACTACGTCCGGGACCGCGACGAGGCGCGGCGGGCCGCCGAGCGCGGCCAGCAGCGGGTGGAGCGGGTGGAGGCCGACCTGTTCAGCCGCACCCGCGAGCTGGAACGGCTGAACGCCGAGCTGCGGCGCAGCGGTGAGCGGGAACGGCGCACCGCCTCCGCACTGGCCGGGCTGGCCCGCGCCGTCTCCGCGCTGGCCGCCGCCGAGACCACACCGGAGCTGCTGCACCTGCTGTTCGAGCACGGCCGGGCGGCGCTGGGCGTGGACACCGCGGCAGTGGCCCTGCACGCCCCCGACGGTCCCGGTCTGGTGCTCACCGAGGACCGCGGGAGCCGGCTGCTGTCCGCCCACCTGCCACCGGGCTCCCCCCTGCCGATGGCCGTCGCCGCGACGACCGGCGAGCTCGTCCTGGTCACCGACGCCGACCGGGCCGGAGCCGGCGACCCGCACGTCACCCCGCTGGCGCAGGGCCTCGGGGTGCGCTCCTGGGTCGCCCTGCCGCTGCGCGCCGGTGGTCGGCTGCTCGGGTCCTGGACCGTCTGCTGGCGGACGCCGCGCACCGTCGAGGCCGACGACCTCCGGGTGCTGGAGGCCTACGCGGCGCAGTGCGCCCAGGCCGTGGAGCGGGTCGCCCGGCTGGAGGAGGAGCGCCGCCGGGCGCGCGCCACCCGCAGCCTCGCCGAGAGCCTGCAGCGCTCGCTGCTCACCGAGCCGCCGCAGCCGGATGCCCTGCGGATCGGGGTGCGGTACCGCCCGGCCGCGCAGGAGGCGCAGGTCGGCGGCGACTGGTACGACGCGTTCCTGTCCCCCGATGGCGCCACCACGCTGGTGATCGGTGACGTCGCCGGCCACGACCGCACGGCCGCCGCGGTCATGGCCCAGCTGCGCAACATGCTGCGCGGGATCGCCCACGCCCTCGACGCGCCGCCGGCCGTCGTGCTCGGCGCGCTGGACCGGGCGCTGCAGGGGCTGGGGATCACGACGCTGGTCACCGCGGTGCTCGCCCGGGTGGAGCAGACCCCGGCGCAGGCGGTCGCCGGCGAGCGGACGCTGCGCTGGTCGAACGCCGGCCACCCGCCGCCGGTGCTCGTCTCCGCCGACCGGACCGCCGAGCTGCTGGAGCGGCCGCGGAACCTGCTGCTCGGGGTCGACCCGGCCACCGACCGGCGCGAGCACGCCCTCCCGCTGCACCCCGGCGACACCGTCGTCCTGTACACCGACGGGCTGGTCGAGCGCCGCGACGGCACGCTGGACGACGGCCTGGCACGGCTGCTCGACGCGGCCACGGAGCTGGCCGGGCTCCCGGTCGAGGAGCTGTGCGACGAGCTGCTCGCCCGGATGGAGCCCGAGCCGGCCGACGACGTCGCCCTGCTGGTCCTCCGGGTCGCCGGCTGA
- the ftsY gene encoding signal recognition particle-docking protein FtsY encodes MEFVLIALAILVVALVTGISLLVGRGRRTLRLDSDAAAGTTLTRPRPPAADTETPVRTGATAVDPASLEEAPAPPVELPPAEPEPGLVFDTPLPSAGRLVRLRSRLARSQSSLGRGLLTVLAREKLTEDDWEEVEETLLAADVGVAATTQIVQRLRTQSLVLATASGTQLRDLVVRELTAVLGPDLDRRLRTDRHDGRPAVVLVVGVNGAGKTTTVGKIARVLVGDGKSVVLGAADTFRAAAADQLETWGERVGVLTVRGREGGDPASVAFEAVRTGIEGEVDAVIVDTAGRLHTKSGLMDELGKVKRVVEKHGPVDEVLLVLDATTGQNGVVQARVFTEAVDVTGVVLTKLDGTAKGGIVVAVQRELGIPVKLIGLGEGPDDLAPFEPEAFAEALVGNA; translated from the coding sequence ATGGAGTTCGTGCTCATCGCCCTGGCGATCCTCGTCGTCGCCCTGGTCACCGGGATCAGCCTGCTCGTCGGCCGCGGCCGGCGCACCCTGCGGCTGGACTCCGACGCCGCGGCCGGCACGACGCTGACCCGTCCCCGCCCGCCGGCGGCCGACACCGAGACGCCGGTGCGCACCGGGGCGACCGCCGTCGACCCGGCGTCGCTGGAGGAGGCCCCCGCGCCCCCGGTCGAGCTGCCGCCGGCCGAGCCCGAGCCGGGGCTGGTCTTCGACACCCCGCTGCCCTCGGCCGGCCGGCTGGTGCGGCTGCGCTCCCGGCTGGCCCGCTCGCAGTCCTCGCTGGGCCGCGGCCTGCTCACCGTGCTGGCCCGGGAGAAGCTGACCGAGGACGACTGGGAGGAGGTCGAGGAGACGCTCCTGGCCGCCGACGTCGGCGTCGCCGCGACCACCCAGATCGTCCAGCGGCTGCGCACCCAGAGCCTGGTGCTGGCCACCGCCTCCGGCACCCAGCTGCGCGACCTCGTCGTCCGGGAGCTGACCGCCGTGCTCGGCCCGGACCTGGACCGCCGGCTGCGCACCGACCGGCACGACGGGCGCCCGGCCGTGGTCCTGGTGGTCGGGGTGAACGGCGCCGGCAAGACGACGACCGTCGGCAAGATCGCCCGGGTGCTGGTCGGCGACGGCAAGAGCGTCGTGCTCGGCGCCGCGGACACCTTCCGCGCCGCGGCCGCCGACCAGCTGGAGACCTGGGGCGAGCGGGTCGGCGTGCTCACCGTCCGGGGGCGCGAGGGCGGCGACCCGGCGTCGGTGGCGTTCGAGGCGGTGCGCACCGGCATCGAGGGTGAGGTCGACGCGGTCATCGTCGACACCGCGGGCCGGCTGCACACCAAGTCCGGGCTGATGGACGAGCTGGGCAAGGTCAAGCGGGTCGTGGAGAAGCACGGCCCGGTCGACGAGGTGCTGCTCGTGCTGGACGCGACGACCGGGCAGAACGGCGTCGTGCAGGCCCGGGTGTTCACCGAGGCGGTCGACGTCACCGGCGTCGTGCTCACGAAGCTCGACGGCACCGCCAAGGGCGGCATCGTGGTCGCGGTGCAGCGCGAGCTGGGCATCCCGGTGAAGCTGATCGGGCTGGGCGAGGGCCCCGACGACCTGGCGCCGTTCGAGCCCGAGGCCTTCGCCGAGGCGCTCGTCGGGAACGCCTGA
- a CDS encoding alkaline phosphatase D family protein, whose translation MPETAGTGPLLLLGPLLRHVDPVSATVWVETDRTCEVEVLGRRARTFCVNGHHYALVVVEGLEPGSTTPYEVHLDGRQVWPQAHSAFPPSRIRTAGRPGPFRLAFGSCRYATPTTVDIRDGIPPDALDSYARQAVAVPEDQWPDALVLLGDQVYADEVTPATRDWMASRRDLSEPPGAQAADFEEYTRLYMESWSDPQVRWLLSNVPSSMVFDDHEMIDDWNTSAAWRDETTSTDWWHRRIGGGLVSYWVYQHLGNLSPNELAQNETWQAIQRSGSDDAGPMLDEMARAADQEPHTVRWSFVRHWGEARLIMVDSRAGRVLEESDRKILDDAEFEWVEAAVQNAVTDGVDHLLIGTSLPWLLPHSIHDLERWNETLSVRHAGKPLGRLAEKLRQAADLEHWAAFGQSFERLGRTLVSLGRGELGRPPATALVLSGDVHHAYVAELVQPGGLDTRVHQLTVSPLHNSAPHAIEIGFKVGWSRWARALTGGLRALARVERSRLEWRKQAGPYFGNELGELVLEGRDARFLLWATSRDDDGTPRFTQVLDTRLS comes from the coding sequence ATGCCCGAGACCGCCGGCACCGGCCCCCTCCTGCTGCTCGGCCCGCTGCTGCGGCACGTGGACCCGGTGTCCGCGACCGTCTGGGTGGAGACCGACCGCACCTGCGAGGTGGAGGTGCTGGGCCGCCGCGCCCGCACCTTCTGCGTCAACGGCCACCACTACGCCCTCGTGGTCGTCGAGGGCCTCGAGCCGGGCTCCACCACGCCCTACGAGGTGCACCTGGACGGCCGGCAGGTGTGGCCGCAGGCGCACTCGGCGTTCCCGCCCAGCCGGATCCGCACCGCCGGCCGGCCGGGTCCCTTCCGGCTGGCGTTCGGGTCGTGCCGGTACGCCACGCCCACCACGGTCGACATCCGCGACGGCATCCCGCCGGACGCGCTGGACAGCTACGCCCGGCAGGCCGTCGCCGTCCCCGAGGACCAGTGGCCCGACGCCCTGGTGCTGCTCGGGGACCAGGTCTACGCCGACGAGGTCACCCCGGCGACGAGGGACTGGATGGCCAGCCGGCGCGACCTGTCGGAGCCGCCGGGCGCCCAGGCCGCGGACTTCGAGGAGTACACCCGGCTCTACATGGAGTCCTGGAGCGACCCGCAGGTCCGCTGGCTGCTGTCGAACGTGCCGTCGTCCATGGTCTTCGACGACCACGAGATGATCGACGACTGGAACACCTCCGCCGCCTGGCGCGACGAGACCACCAGCACCGACTGGTGGCACCGCCGGATCGGCGGCGGGCTGGTCAGCTACTGGGTCTACCAGCACCTGGGCAACCTCTCGCCCAACGAGCTGGCGCAGAACGAGACCTGGCAGGCGATCCAGCGCAGCGGGTCCGACGACGCCGGCCCGATGCTCGACGAGATGGCCCGGGCCGCCGACCAGGAGCCGCACACGGTGCGCTGGAGCTTCGTCCGGCACTGGGGCGAGGCGCGGCTGATCATGGTCGACAGCCGGGCCGGCCGGGTGCTGGAGGAGAGCGACCGCAAGATCCTGGACGACGCGGAGTTCGAGTGGGTGGAGGCCGCGGTGCAGAACGCGGTCACCGACGGCGTCGACCACCTGCTCATCGGCACCTCGCTGCCGTGGCTGCTGCCGCACTCGATCCACGACCTCGAGCGGTGGAACGAGACGCTGTCGGTGCGGCACGCCGGCAAGCCGCTGGGCCGGCTGGCGGAGAAGCTCCGGCAGGCCGCCGACCTGGAGCACTGGGCGGCCTTCGGCCAGTCCTTCGAGCGGCTGGGCCGCACGCTGGTCTCGCTGGGCCGGGGCGAGCTGGGCCGCCCGCCGGCGACCGCCCTGGTGCTCTCCGGCGACGTCCACCACGCCTACGTCGCCGAGCTGGTCCAGCCGGGCGGGCTGGACACCCGGGTGCACCAGCTGACCGTCTCGCCGCTGCACAACTCCGCCCCGCACGCGATCGAGATCGGCTTCAAGGTGGGCTGGAGCCGCTGGGCGCGGGCGCTGACCGGTGGGCTGCGCGCGCTGGCCAGGGTGGAGCGCAGCCGGCTGGAGTGGCGCAAGCAGGCCGGGCCCTACTTCGGCAACGAGCTGGGCGAGCTGGTGCTGGAGGGCCGCGACGCGCGGTTCCTGCTCTGGGCGACCAGCCGGGACGACGACGGCACGCCGCGCTTCACCCAGGTGCTGGACACCCGGCTGTCGTGA
- a CDS encoding endonuclease/exonuclease/phosphatase family protein encodes MTAVVPVRLVTFNVHHGVGDDGRHDLPRLARLLADADPDVICLQEVDRHFGDRSDFVDQALLLSRALDRELVFGASIDEAPPAGRTERRQYGNALLSRLPVLTSEVHRLPGRGEPRSALRALVALDGTALWVTTTHLSSKAAADRATQAAAVAALHADPAVPGVLVGDLNADAGAPELGVLRERFGDAWELAPDRTDQAGRFSLRAGQGLTHPARRPRVRIDQVWVSPGLAVADARVLDGSATSDHHPLLVDLLVEGPARRPAARGDAG; translated from the coding sequence GTGACCGCGGTGGTACCCGTCCGGCTGGTCACCTTCAACGTCCACCACGGCGTGGGGGACGACGGCCGGCACGACCTGCCCCGGCTCGCCCGGCTGCTGGCCGACGCCGACCCCGACGTCATCTGCCTGCAGGAGGTCGACCGGCACTTCGGCGACCGCAGCGACTTCGTCGACCAGGCGCTGCTGCTGTCCCGGGCGCTGGACCGCGAGTTGGTCTTCGGCGCCTCGATCGACGAGGCGCCGCCGGCCGGCCGCACCGAGCGCCGGCAGTACGGCAACGCGCTGCTGTCCCGGCTCCCGGTGCTGACCAGCGAGGTGCACCGGCTGCCCGGGCGCGGTGAGCCCCGCAGCGCGCTGCGCGCGCTGGTCGCCCTCGACGGCACGGCGCTGTGGGTGACCACCACCCACCTGTCCAGCAAGGCCGCCGCCGACCGGGCGACCCAGGCGGCCGCGGTGGCCGCGCTGCACGCCGACCCGGCCGTGCCGGGGGTGCTGGTCGGCGACCTGAACGCCGACGCGGGTGCCCCGGAGCTCGGGGTGCTGCGCGAGCGGTTCGGCGACGCGTGGGAGCTCGCGCCGGACCGCACCGACCAGGCCGGCCGCTTCTCGCTCCGCGCCGGTCAGGGGCTGACCCACCCGGCGCGGCGGCCGCGGGTGCGGATCGACCAGGTGTGGGTCTCCCCCGGCCTGGCGGTCGCCGACGCCCGGGTGCTCGACGGGTCCGCGACCTCCGACCACCACCCGCTGCTGGTCGACCTGCTGGTCGAGGGGCCCGCTAGGCGTCCTGCAGCTCGCGGAGACGCTGGCTGA
- the smc gene encoding chromosome segregation protein SMC, with product MHLSSLTLKGFKSFASPTTLRLEPGITAVVGPNGSGKSNVVDAIAWVLGEQGAKSLRGGKMEDVIFAGTAGRPALGRAEVTLTIDNADGALPIDYTEVSITRRMYRSGESEYEINGDKVRLLDVQELLSDSGIGREMHVIVGQGQLDAVLSGRPEDRRAFVEEAAGVLKHRKRKEKALRKLDAMQANLDRLGDLTAELRRQLKPLGKQAEVARRAAGVQADLRDARLRLLADDLVALRDALEADVADETAARARRAVVEAALNEASRTESALERQLAADAPLLAAAQESWFRLSTLAERFRSVGQLATERHRHLAAAPPAGPSGRDPDALDAEANRVEATERELAESLETERGRLATAVAVRAEVEAALTEAERALVAAARALADRREQLARLSGQVAAGRSRAAAGEAEIERLVAAATEAADRADAAAERLEARRAELTEDAGGDEDLAAAHAAAVAASADAARVVAELTAAERAAERDRAGWQARRDALAMGLAPADGAAAVLSAGLPGVLGPVTDRLSVAAGAEVALAAALGGMADAVVVAGVAEAAAVLAHLGESDGGRAGLLVTGGLPAVSREGWPELPDGARWALDLVTAPAELGPALARALERVAVVPDLAAAVALVRTHPRVRAVTDAGDLLGADWSVGGQVNAPSGLEVRARVDEAAAELDRATATAARLADELAAAREVATQRSADVDTALTARQAGDRARSAAAAELAELGAAARSAVAEAQRLDAARVRAEQARDTAVAGLVELEERLAAAEAAPVEEEPDTDERDRLRAEAATARQSETEARLAVRTAEERARSLTGRAESLRRQARQERAARERAAAARVARERGARVAAAVRRGAEEAQTALAASLARAAAERDALAEARTGREAELLVVRARVREHTAELDRLTDEVHRDEVARAEQRLRIEALEARAAEEYGVDLPTLVAEYGPAALVPPTQAQVAAAADAGEPEPEPVPYDRALQEKRAARAERDLAALGKVNPLALEEFAALEERHTFLATQLEDLKNTRRDLLTVVREVDARIHQVFAEAFADTQREFAEVFATLFPGGEGRIFLTDPEDLLTTGVEVEARPPGKKVKRLSLLSGGERSLTAVALLVAIFRARPSPFYVLDEVEAALDDVNLGRLLTLIEQLRGTSQLIVITHQKRTMEIADALYGVSMRGDGITGVISQRLRELQDA from the coding sequence GTGCACCTCTCCAGCCTGACGCTCAAGGGCTTCAAGTCCTTCGCGTCGCCGACGACGCTGCGGCTGGAGCCGGGCATCACCGCCGTCGTCGGGCCCAACGGCTCGGGCAAGTCCAACGTCGTCGACGCGATCGCCTGGGTGCTCGGCGAGCAGGGCGCGAAGAGCCTGCGCGGCGGCAAGATGGAGGACGTCATCTTCGCCGGCACCGCCGGCCGCCCCGCCCTCGGCCGGGCCGAGGTGACGCTGACGATCGACAACGCCGACGGCGCGCTGCCGATCGACTACACCGAGGTGTCGATCACCCGCCGGATGTACCGCTCCGGTGAGAGCGAGTACGAGATCAACGGCGACAAGGTCCGGCTGCTCGACGTCCAGGAGCTGCTGAGCGACTCCGGGATCGGCCGGGAGATGCACGTCATCGTCGGGCAGGGCCAGCTCGACGCCGTCCTGTCCGGGCGCCCGGAGGACCGGCGGGCCTTCGTCGAGGAGGCCGCCGGCGTCCTCAAGCACCGCAAGCGCAAGGAGAAGGCCCTCCGCAAGCTCGACGCGATGCAGGCCAACCTCGATCGGCTGGGCGACCTCACCGCCGAGCTGCGCCGCCAGCTCAAGCCGCTGGGCAAGCAGGCCGAGGTGGCCCGCCGGGCCGCCGGGGTGCAGGCCGACCTGCGCGACGCCCGGCTGCGGCTGCTCGCCGACGACCTGGTCGCGCTGCGCGACGCGCTGGAGGCCGACGTCGCCGACGAGACGGCCGCCCGTGCCCGGCGGGCCGTGGTCGAGGCAGCGCTGAACGAGGCGTCGCGCACCGAGTCCGCGCTCGAGCGGCAGCTGGCGGCCGACGCCCCGCTGCTGGCCGCGGCGCAGGAGAGCTGGTTCCGGCTGTCCACCCTGGCCGAGCGGTTCCGCAGCGTGGGTCAGCTGGCCACCGAGCGGCACCGGCACCTCGCCGCCGCCCCGCCGGCCGGTCCGTCCGGCCGCGACCCCGACGCGCTGGACGCCGAGGCCAACCGGGTCGAGGCGACCGAGCGCGAGCTCGCCGAGTCGCTGGAGACCGAGCGCGGCCGGCTGGCCACCGCCGTCGCCGTCCGCGCGGAGGTCGAGGCCGCGCTCACCGAGGCCGAGCGTGCGCTGGTCGCCGCCGCCCGGGCGCTGGCCGACCGCCGCGAGCAGCTCGCCCGCCTCTCCGGCCAGGTCGCCGCCGGCCGGTCGCGCGCCGCCGCCGGTGAGGCGGAGATCGAGCGGCTGGTCGCCGCCGCCACCGAGGCCGCCGACCGCGCCGACGCCGCGGCCGAGCGGCTGGAGGCCCGGCGCGCCGAGCTGACCGAGGACGCCGGTGGCGACGAGGACCTCGCGGCCGCGCACGCCGCCGCGGTGGCCGCCTCCGCCGACGCCGCCCGGGTGGTCGCCGAGCTGACCGCTGCCGAGCGCGCCGCCGAGCGCGACCGCGCGGGCTGGCAGGCCCGCCGCGACGCCCTGGCGATGGGGCTCGCCCCGGCCGACGGCGCCGCCGCCGTGCTCTCCGCCGGTCTCCCCGGTGTGCTCGGCCCGGTCACCGACCGGCTCTCCGTCGCCGCCGGTGCCGAGGTCGCGCTGGCCGCCGCCCTCGGGGGCATGGCCGACGCCGTGGTCGTGGCCGGGGTCGCCGAGGCCGCCGCCGTCCTGGCCCACCTGGGCGAGTCCGACGGCGGCCGGGCCGGCCTGCTGGTCACCGGCGGCCTGCCCGCCGTCTCCCGCGAGGGCTGGCCGGAGCTGCCCGACGGGGCCCGCTGGGCCCTGGACCTGGTGACCGCCCCGGCGGAGCTGGGCCCGGCGCTGGCCCGGGCGCTCGAACGCGTCGCCGTCGTCCCCGACCTCGCGGCCGCGGTCGCGCTGGTGCGCACCCACCCGCGCGTGCGCGCGGTCACCGACGCCGGTGACCTGCTCGGCGCCGACTGGTCGGTGGGCGGGCAGGTCAACGCGCCGTCGGGGCTGGAGGTGCGCGCCCGGGTCGACGAGGCCGCCGCCGAGCTCGACCGGGCCACCGCCACCGCCGCCCGGCTCGCCGACGAGCTGGCCGCGGCCCGCGAGGTCGCCACCCAGCGCTCCGCGGACGTCGACACCGCGCTCACCGCCCGGCAGGCCGGCGACCGGGCCCGCTCGGCCGCCGCGGCCGAGCTGGCCGAGCTGGGTGCCGCGGCGCGCTCCGCGGTGGCCGAGGCGCAGCGGCTGGACGCCGCCCGGGTGCGCGCCGAGCAGGCCCGCGACACCGCGGTCGCCGGCCTGGTCGAGCTGGAGGAACGGCTGGCCGCCGCCGAGGCCGCGCCGGTGGAGGAGGAGCCGGACACCGACGAGCGCGACCGGCTGCGCGCCGAGGCGGCCACCGCCCGGCAGTCCGAGACCGAGGCGCGGCTGGCGGTGCGCACCGCCGAGGAGCGGGCCCGGTCGCTGACCGGTCGCGCCGAGTCGCTGCGCCGGCAGGCCCGGCAGGAGCGCGCAGCCCGCGAGCGGGCCGCCGCTGCCCGGGTCGCCCGCGAGCGCGGTGCCCGGGTGGCCGCCGCCGTCCGCCGCGGCGCCGAGGAGGCGCAGACCGCGCTCGCCGCCTCGCTGGCGCGCGCCGCCGCCGAGCGCGACGCCCTGGCCGAGGCGCGCACCGGCCGGGAGGCCGAGCTGCTCGTCGTCCGCGCCCGCGTGCGCGAGCACACCGCCGAGCTCGACCGGCTCACCGACGAGGTGCACCGCGACGAGGTCGCCCGGGCCGAGCAGCGGCTGCGGATCGAGGCGCTGGAGGCCCGCGCCGCCGAGGAGTACGGCGTCGACCTGCCCACGCTGGTCGCCGAGTACGGCCCGGCCGCGCTGGTGCCGCCGACCCAGGCGCAGGTGGCCGCGGCGGCCGACGCCGGGGAGCCCGAGCCGGAGCCGGTGCCCTACGACCGGGCGCTGCAGGAGAAGCGGGCCGCCCGGGCCGAGCGCGACCTCGCCGCGCTGGGGAAGGTCAACCCGCTGGCGCTGGAGGAGTTCGCGGCGCTGGAGGAGCGGCACACGTTCCTGGCCACCCAGCTGGAGGACCTGAAGAACACCCGCCGCGACCTGCTCACCGTCGTCCGCGAGGTCGACGCGCGGATCCACCAGGTGTTCGCCGAGGCCTTCGCCGACACCCAGCGGGAGTTCGCCGAGGTCTTCGCCACCCTCTTCCCGGGCGGGGAGGGGCGGATCTTCCTCACCGACCCGGAGGACCTGCTCACCACGGGCGTCGAGGTCGAGGCCCGGCCACCGGGCAAGAAGGTCAAGCGGCTGTCGCTGCTGTCCGGTGGCGAGCGGTCGCTGACCGCCGTCGCGCTGCTGGTGGCCATCTTCCGGGCCCGGCCCTCGCCGTTCTACGTGCTCGACGAGGTCGAGGCGGCGCTGGACGACGTGAACCTGGGCCGGCTGCTCACCCTGATCGAGCAGCTCCGGGGCACCTCGCAGCTGATCGTCATCACCCACCAGAAGCGGACGATGGAGATCGCCGACGCCCTCTACGGCGTGAGCATGCGCGGCGACGGCATCACCGGCGTGATCAGCCAGCGTCTCCGCGAGCTGCAGGACGCCTAG
- a CDS encoding acylphosphatase, which translates to MSGLRVVALVAGQVQGVGYRWFVRQSATARGLTGSATNLPDGRVEVVLEGPADDVRAVAAALSGSDAPGSVSEVQQQDDVVQGVPGFTVG; encoded by the coding sequence ATGAGCGGGCTCCGGGTGGTCGCGCTGGTGGCCGGTCAGGTGCAGGGCGTCGGCTACCGCTGGTTCGTCCGGCAGTCGGCGACCGCCCGCGGCCTGACCGGCTCGGCGACCAACCTCCCCGACGGGCGGGTCGAGGTGGTCCTGGAGGGGCCGGCCGACGACGTCCGTGCGGTGGCGGCCGCGCTGTCCGGGTCGGACGCGCCCGGCTCGGTCTCCGAGGTGCAGCAGCAGGACGACGTGGTGCAGGGGGTGCCCGGCTTCACGGTCGGGTGA